The following coding sequences are from one Solea solea chromosome 11, fSolSol10.1, whole genome shotgun sequence window:
- the LOC131468888 gene encoding DENN domain-containing protein 2D-like isoform X3 has translation MSEAVTRRRKGVAKKNRWSEQPRGNLISDVPGKLSSIPPGEDEGGRQGALKRFSAMWSSFRRGRKEKGKELEPPEPEGPAAAENSSRQQRYASGQYFFEYLVVVSLKKTKDDSSYEPEITYQFPKRDGMARRQKEEEEKTLKAITLFCFPEGINWAPLTEYHSETFSFVLTEIDGSRRNGYCRRLLPGGKGARAPEAYCIISSLACFGLFSKIFDEVEKRRQISRAMIYPFMQKLREAPFPAPGHTVEIKSFIPESGTEIISLTRPLDSWLEHVNFATLFGCLTDEEVLVVFAAAVLERRIIFIADELGTLSQVIHAVTALLYPFTWQHTFISIVPEILMDVVMAPTPYLLGVQKRLLDLVIDQSDMLMVDLSEDKKDTFLYSIGDESSILPPKLQAEILESLSKRQKASTVEELNRVVYEAFLHFFVRTVGHYASYVKYSGKEPGVFERRSFYKAIESKTTRHFVKKFIQTQMFDLFIQDVEQQQPGPQQGVFHKKILEYQEKKKRDKGKKH, from the exons GTGAGCAGCCCAGAGGCAACCTCATCTCTGATGTCCCTGGGAAACTCA GTTCCATCCCACCAGGGGAAGATGAAGGTGGACGACAAGGGGCCCTCAAGAGGTTCAGTGCCATGTGGTCGTCCTTCCGCAGAGGCAGAAAAGAGA AAGGGAAAGAACTGGAGCCCCCAGAACCAGAAGGCCCAGCAGCGGCAGAAAACTCATCCCGACAGCAACGCTACGCCAGTGGCCAGTACTTCTTTGAGTATCTGGTGGTGGTCAGCCTCAAGAAGACCAAGGACGACAGTAGCTATGAACCCGAGATCACCTACCAGTTTCCCAAG AGGGATGGGATGGCCAGACgtcagaaggaggaggaagagaagacgCTCAAAGCGATCACACTGTTCTGTTTCCCAGAGGGCATCAACTGGGCTCCTCTGACAGAATACCACAG cGAGACCTTCTCCTTCGTTCTGACTGAGATTGACGGCAGCAGAAGAAATGGATACTGCAGGAGGTTACTG CCTGGAGGGAAAGGAGCCCGTGCCCCTGAGGCGTACTGCATCATCAGCAGTCTGGCTTGTTTCGGCCTTTTCTCCAAG ATATTTGACGAGGTGGAGAAGCGGCGGCAGATCTCCCGGGCTATGATCTACCCATTCATGCAGAAGCTGCGGGAGGCCCCATTCCCAGCTCCGGGACACACTGTGGAGATTAAAAGCTTCATTCCGGAGTCGGGCACTGAG ATCATCAGTCTGACTCGCCCACTGGACTCGTGGCTGGAACACGTCAACTTTGCCACGCTGTTCGGCTGCCTGACAGATGAGGAGGTGTTAGTGGTGTTTGCCGCCGCTGTCCTGGAGAGACGCATCATCTTCATCGCAGATGAACTGGG CACCTTATCCCAAGTCATTCACGCAGTCACAGCCCTCCTTTACCCCTTCACCTGGCAGCACACCTTCATCTCCATCGTCCCCGAGATCCTGATGGATGTAGTGATGGCACCAACGCCGTACCTGCTGGGAGTCCAGAAACGCCTGCTGGACCTGGTCATTGATCAGAGTGAT ATGCTAATGGTCGATTTGTCAGAAGATAAGAAGGATACTTTCCTTTATTCT ATTGGTGATGAAAGCTCTATTCTACCCCCGAAGCTCCAAGCAGAAATACTTGAGTCTCTGAGTAAAAGACAAAAAGCGTCAA CGGTGGAGGAGCTGAACCGGGTGGTGTACGAGGCCTTCCTGCATTTCTTTGTGAGAACAGTCGGCCATTATGCGTCGTACGTGAAGTACAGTGGAAAAGAGCCGGGCGTGTTTGAGAGGAGGAGCTTCTACAAGGCCATCGAGTCCAAGACGACTCGACACTTTGTCAAGAAGTTCATCCAGACGCAGATGTTTGACCTGTTTATCCAGgatgtggagcagcagcagcctggacCTCAGCAAG GCGTATTTCACAAAAAGATCCTTGAAtaccaggagaagaagaaaagggacAAGGGGAAGAAACACTAA
- the LOC131468327 gene encoding targeting protein for Xklp2-like isoform X2, with protein sequence MADKVSDGAGESYEFDAPSHVIDLKELENNESDDQWFEQQGGGADGHLCTPVRPDWPFMRSNIPNVPKAIVSPHVKTDVDNAPGTSTYPPPNIVTSWGTGTTVSQTNAQPRRRTAAAAAAATANQPPAQPRRVSKRKGATGSSAPPPTAAPPSKKHKKSPVARPAQRASSVLRRSVQPNSRAGLRRSAQLSSMTAPKPRAAASNTAHTEPCSSEEQELERIRNLQKEVAMHRKKNEASYKAALAGNPPPKKSVLSTTVPKEFHFNTDTRVKATTSSSSAQREVDFMSQLRKPSSPVKAMKGATVPKPFNLSRGNKREVDGTGAYVSMAEKIAQFQTRIPERYHLRSRQNQERGPSPVKGGHLKLTEPHTPHLMTRQRFRPPTVKSSAELEAEEVDKLQKFKFKALELNKKILERPEELKKPAVKEPTVPEGFELQIEKRLQGRQKPQEEEEKPHTFKSQPLPKKILEGVVGIPEKRVLNPTVPESPAFALKNRVRVERKAEEVKQPSPIKAPPVPHFGLPFQPRLPESHHVEVCPFSFEKRELERRALKEKKLEELRNEEVPQFKAQLLPNFDTVLLPEKKKLEPTKPEPFRLILDERGAMKSSQREHMLKEEQKQLEEAATFRARPNTVTHKEPFQPKKGERAVVAVEAFELSTGRRARERQEYEKLASEKDALRALMEEQQRQEEEEREKEEVARLRHEQVHKAQPIRHYRPVAVKKSEVPLTVPHSPNFSDRFRL encoded by the exons ATGGCCGACAAAGTCTCTGATGGCGCCGGTGAATCCTACGAGTTTGATGCTCCGTCCCATGTCATCGACTTAAAAGAGCTGGAGAATAATGAGAGTGATGATCAGTGGTTTG AACAACAGGGTGGGGGAGCAGATGGTCACCTTTGTACACCTGTCAGACCCGACTGGCCCTTTATGAGAAGTAATATTCCCAATGTGCCCAAGGCTATTGTCAGTCCTCACGTCAAGACAGACGTGGACAATG CGCCTGGCACGTCCACTTATCCACCTCCAAACATTGTCACATCTTGGGGAACTGGAACTACTGTGTCTCAGACCAATGCTCAACCAAGGAggaggacagcagcagcagcagcagcagcaacggcaAATCAACCTCCTGCCCAACCACGCAG gGTTTCAAAACGTAAGGGGGCAACTGGTAGTTCAGCCCCACCACCAACCGCAGCTCCACcttcaaagaaacacaaaaa GAGTCCTGTTGCTCGTCCAGCTCAAAGAGCCAGCAGTGTCCTCCGCAGAAGTGTACAGCCGAATTCCAGGGCTGGACTCCGCAGAAGTGCACAGTTGAGTTCCATGACTGCACCCAAGCCCAGGGCGGCAGCTTCCAatactgcacacacaga GCCGTGTAGCTCTGAAGAACAGGAGTTGGAGCGCATCAGGAACCTCCAGAAAGAAGTGGCTATGCACCGCAAGAAGAACGAGGCGAGCTACAAAGCTGCTCTGGCTGGAA ATCCACCACCAAAGAAGTCTGTTCTGTCTACGACTGTGCCTAAAGAGTTCCACTTCAACACGGACACGCGTGTGAAGGCGACCACTTCATCCAGCAGTGCACAGAGAGAAGTGGACTTTATGAGTCAGCTTCGTAAACCTTCGTCCCCT GTGAAGGCAATGAAAGGTGCCACGGTACCAAAACCCTTCAATCTGTCGAGAGGCAACAAGAGAGAGGTGGATGGAACAGGAGCTTATGTGTCCATGGCTGAGAAGATAGCCCAGTTCCAGACGCGAATTCCTGAGCGCTACCATCTGCGCAGCCGTCAGAATCAAGAGAGAG gACCATCTCCTGTAAAAGGTGGCCACCTCAAGCTCACTGAGCCTCACACCCCCCACCTGATGACCCGCCAGAGGTTTCGCCCGCCGACTGTTAAGAGCAGCGCTGAACTGGAGGCTGAGGAGGTGGACAAACTTCAAAA GTTTAAATTCAAGGCCCTGGAGCTGAACAAGAAAATCCTGGAGCGTCCAGAGGAACTGAAGAAGCCGGCAGTGAAGGAACCCACGGTGCCTGAAGGCTTTGAGCTGCAGATTGAAAAAAGGCTGCAGGGGAGACAGAAGCcccaggaagaggaagagaagccACACACCTTTAAATCTCAACCTCTGCCCAAGAAGATCCTGGAAGGAGTCGTG GGAATACCAGAAAAGAGAGTTCTCAATCCAACTGTTCCAGAGTCTCCAGCTTTTGCTCTGAAGAACAGGGTTCGTGTGGAACGTAAGGCTGAGGAA GTCAAACAGCCGTCACCAATCAAGGCTCCTCCGGTGCCTCACTTCGGCCTCCCCTTCCAGCCGCGGCTTCCAGAGAGCCACCATGTGGAGGTGTGTCCTTTCTCCTTTGAGAAGAGGGAACTAGAGAGGAGGgcactgaaagagaagaagctggaggagctgcGAAATGAAGAG GTTCCTCAGTTCAAAGCTCAGCTGCTGCCAAACTTCGACACTGTGCTGCTCCCTgaaaagaagaagctggagcCCACAAAGCCTGAGCCCTTCAGACTGATCCTGGATGAACGTGGTGCTATGAAGAGCAGTCAAAGGGAACACATG CTGAAAGAAGAACAGAAGCAACTCGAGGAAGCAGCAACATTCAGAGCCAGGCCTAACACAGTCACTCATAAAGAGCCTTTCCAGCCCAAAAAGGGGGAGCGGGCTGTAGTAG CAGTAGAGGCCTTTGAGCTGTCAACAGGGCGACGTGCTCGGGAGCGACAGGAGTATGAAAAATTGGCCAGCGAGAAGGACGCTCTCAGGGCGCTaatggaggagcagcagaggcaggaggaggaggagcgagaAAAAGAGGAGGTCGCCAGGCTGCGACACGAACAG GTTCATAAAGCTCAGCCCATCAGACACTACAGACCTGTAGCAGTGAAGAAGAGTGAAGTTCCTCTCACTGTCCCACACTCTCCTAACTTCTCAGATCGCTTCCGCCTGTGA
- the LOC131468328 gene encoding serine/threonine-protein kinase 38, producing the protein MAMTGQSSCSSMSNHTKERVTMAKVTLENFYSNLIAQHEEREMRQQKLEKVMDQEGLADEEKRIRRSQHARKETEFLRLKRTRLGLDDFESLKVIGRGAFGEVRLVQKKDTGHVYAMKILRKADMLEKEQVGHIRAERDILVEADSLWVVKMFYSFQDKMNLYLIMEFLPGGDMMTLLMKKDTLTEEATQFYIAETVLAIDSIHQLGFIHRDIKPDNLLLDSRGHVKLSDFGLCTGLKRAHRTEFYKNLNHSLPSDLSKQTFQNMNSKRKAETWKRNRRQLAFSTVGTPDYIAPEVFMQNGYNKLCDWWSLGVIMYEMLIGYPPFCSETPQETYRKVMNWRETLTFPPEVPISEKAKDLILRFCCEEEHRIGATGVEDIKSNPFFEGVDYDHIRERPAAIPIEIKSIDDTSHFDEFPDSDILTPTSVAPVSNQTEVDLKNKDWVFINYTYKRFEGLTARGAIPSYMKSGKR; encoded by the exons ATGGCAATGACTGGCCAGAGCTCGTGCTCCTCTATGAGTAACCACACAAAGGAGCGGGTCACTATGGCCAAAGTGACCCTGGAGAACTTCTACAGCAACCTCATCGCCCAgcatgaggagagagagatgag ACAACAGAAGCTCGAGAAAGTGATGGACCAGGAGGGTTTGGCTGATGAAGAG AAACGCATCCGACGCTCTCAGCATGCAAGAAAAGAGACAGAGTTCCTGCGTCTGAAAAGAACTCGACTGGGTCTGGATGACTTTGAGTCCCTGAAGGTGATCGGACGAGGAGCTTTTGGAGAG GTTCGTCTGGTGCAGAAGAAAGACACAGGTCACGTCTATGCCATGAAGATCCTCCGAAAAGCTGACATGCTGGAGAAAGAACAG gTTGGTCATATCCGGGCTGAGCGGGATATTCTGGTGGAGGCAGACAGTCTGTGGGTGGTCAAGATGTTCTACAGTTTCCAGGATAAGATGAACCTTTACCTCATCATGGAGTTCCTGCCTGGAG GAGACATGATGACTCTGCTGATGAAGAAGGACACGCTTACAGAAGAAGCCACTCAGTTCTACATAGCAGAGACAGTGCTGGCCATTGATTCCATCCACCAGCTGGGCTTCATCCACAGAGACATCAAACCAGACAACCTGCTGCTGGACTCCAGG GGTCATGTGAAGCTGTCTGACTTTGGTCTGTGCACCGGGCTGAAGAGAGCTCACCGCACCGAGTTCTACAAAAACCTGAACCACAGCCTGCCCAGTGACCTCAGTAAACAAA CCTTTCAGAACATGAACTCCAAGAGGAAAGCAGAGACTTGGAAGAGGAACAGGAGGCAGCTG GCTTTTTCGACGGTGGGAACCCCAGACTACATCGCTCCAGAGGTCTTTATGCAAAATGGATACAACAAGCTCTGCGACTGGTGGAGTCTGGGTGTCATCATGTACGAGATGCTGATAG GTTACCCTCCGTTCTGCTCAGAGACACCGCAGGAGACGTACAGGAAAGTGATGAACTGGCGAGAGACGCTCACTTTTCCTCCAGAGGTTCCCATATCAGAGAAGGCCAAAGACCTCATCCTCAG gTTCTGCTGTGAGGAGGAGCACAGAATCGGGGCTACAGGTGTCGAGGATATCAAGTCCAATCCTTTCTTTGAGGGCGTGGACTATGACCATATCAG GGAGAGACCTGCTGCCATTCCCATAGAGATCAAAAGCATCGACGACACTTCCCACTTTGACGAGTTCCCAGATTCAGACATTCTCACACCAACTTCAG tcgcCCCGGTGTCCAACCAGACGGAGGTGGACCTGAAGAACAAGGACTGGGTCTTCATCAACTACACGTACAAACGCTTTGAAGGCCTGACCGCTCGAGGAGCTATACCGTCCTACATGAAGTCAGGCAAGAGATGA
- the LOC131468327 gene encoding targeting protein for Xklp2-B-like isoform X1, giving the protein MADKVSDGAGESYEFDAPSHVIDLKELENNESDDQWFEQQGGGADGHLCTPVRPDWPFMRSNIPNVPKAIVSPHVKTDVDNAPGTSTYPPPNIVTSWGTGTTVSQTNAQPRRRTAAAAAAATANQPPAQPRRVSKRKGATGSSAPPPTAAPPSKKHKKSPVARPAQRASSVLRRSVQPNSRAGLRRSAQLSSMTAPKPRAAASNTAHTEPCSSEEQELERIRNLQKEVAMHRKKNEASYKAALAGNPPPKKSVLSTTVPKEFHFNTDTRVKATTSSSSAQREVDFMSQLRKPSSPVKAMKGATVPKPFNLSRGNKREVDGTGAYVSMAEKIAQFQTRIPERYHLRSRQNQERGPSPVKGGHLKLTEPHTPHLMTRQRFRPPTVKSSAELEAEEVDKLQKFKFKALELNKKILERPEELKKPAVKEPTVPEGFELQIEKRLQGRQKPQEEEEKPHTFKSQPLPKKILEGVVGIPEKRVLNPTVPESPAFALKNRVRVERKAEEVKQPSPIKAPPVPHFGLPFQPRLPESHHVEVCPFSFEKRELERRALKEKKLEELRNEEVPQFKAQLLPNFDTVLLPEKKKLEPTKPEPFRLILDERGAMKSSQREHMLKEEQKQLEEAATFRARPNTVTHKEPFQPKKGERAVVDLSNSSTAVEAFELSTGRRARERQEYEKLASEKDALRALMEEQQRQEEEEREKEEVARLRHEQVHKAQPIRHYRPVAVKKSEVPLTVPHSPNFSDRFRL; this is encoded by the exons ATGGCCGACAAAGTCTCTGATGGCGCCGGTGAATCCTACGAGTTTGATGCTCCGTCCCATGTCATCGACTTAAAAGAGCTGGAGAATAATGAGAGTGATGATCAGTGGTTTG AACAACAGGGTGGGGGAGCAGATGGTCACCTTTGTACACCTGTCAGACCCGACTGGCCCTTTATGAGAAGTAATATTCCCAATGTGCCCAAGGCTATTGTCAGTCCTCACGTCAAGACAGACGTGGACAATG CGCCTGGCACGTCCACTTATCCACCTCCAAACATTGTCACATCTTGGGGAACTGGAACTACTGTGTCTCAGACCAATGCTCAACCAAGGAggaggacagcagcagcagcagcagcagcaacggcaAATCAACCTCCTGCCCAACCACGCAG gGTTTCAAAACGTAAGGGGGCAACTGGTAGTTCAGCCCCACCACCAACCGCAGCTCCACcttcaaagaaacacaaaaa GAGTCCTGTTGCTCGTCCAGCTCAAAGAGCCAGCAGTGTCCTCCGCAGAAGTGTACAGCCGAATTCCAGGGCTGGACTCCGCAGAAGTGCACAGTTGAGTTCCATGACTGCACCCAAGCCCAGGGCGGCAGCTTCCAatactgcacacacaga GCCGTGTAGCTCTGAAGAACAGGAGTTGGAGCGCATCAGGAACCTCCAGAAAGAAGTGGCTATGCACCGCAAGAAGAACGAGGCGAGCTACAAAGCTGCTCTGGCTGGAA ATCCACCACCAAAGAAGTCTGTTCTGTCTACGACTGTGCCTAAAGAGTTCCACTTCAACACGGACACGCGTGTGAAGGCGACCACTTCATCCAGCAGTGCACAGAGAGAAGTGGACTTTATGAGTCAGCTTCGTAAACCTTCGTCCCCT GTGAAGGCAATGAAAGGTGCCACGGTACCAAAACCCTTCAATCTGTCGAGAGGCAACAAGAGAGAGGTGGATGGAACAGGAGCTTATGTGTCCATGGCTGAGAAGATAGCCCAGTTCCAGACGCGAATTCCTGAGCGCTACCATCTGCGCAGCCGTCAGAATCAAGAGAGAG gACCATCTCCTGTAAAAGGTGGCCACCTCAAGCTCACTGAGCCTCACACCCCCCACCTGATGACCCGCCAGAGGTTTCGCCCGCCGACTGTTAAGAGCAGCGCTGAACTGGAGGCTGAGGAGGTGGACAAACTTCAAAA GTTTAAATTCAAGGCCCTGGAGCTGAACAAGAAAATCCTGGAGCGTCCAGAGGAACTGAAGAAGCCGGCAGTGAAGGAACCCACGGTGCCTGAAGGCTTTGAGCTGCAGATTGAAAAAAGGCTGCAGGGGAGACAGAAGCcccaggaagaggaagagaagccACACACCTTTAAATCTCAACCTCTGCCCAAGAAGATCCTGGAAGGAGTCGTG GGAATACCAGAAAAGAGAGTTCTCAATCCAACTGTTCCAGAGTCTCCAGCTTTTGCTCTGAAGAACAGGGTTCGTGTGGAACGTAAGGCTGAGGAA GTCAAACAGCCGTCACCAATCAAGGCTCCTCCGGTGCCTCACTTCGGCCTCCCCTTCCAGCCGCGGCTTCCAGAGAGCCACCATGTGGAGGTGTGTCCTTTCTCCTTTGAGAAGAGGGAACTAGAGAGGAGGgcactgaaagagaagaagctggaggagctgcGAAATGAAGAG GTTCCTCAGTTCAAAGCTCAGCTGCTGCCAAACTTCGACACTGTGCTGCTCCCTgaaaagaagaagctggagcCCACAAAGCCTGAGCCCTTCAGACTGATCCTGGATGAACGTGGTGCTATGAAGAGCAGTCAAAGGGAACACATG CTGAAAGAAGAACAGAAGCAACTCGAGGAAGCAGCAACATTCAGAGCCAGGCCTAACACAGTCACTCATAAAGAGCCTTTCCAGCCCAAAAAGGGGGAGCGGGCTGTAGTAG ACCTCTCTAACTCTTCTACAGCAGTAGAGGCCTTTGAGCTGTCAACAGGGCGACGTGCTCGGGAGCGACAGGAGTATGAAAAATTGGCCAGCGAGAAGGACGCTCTCAGGGCGCTaatggaggagcagcagaggcaggaggaggaggagcgagaAAAAGAGGAGGTCGCCAGGCTGCGACACGAACAG GTTCATAAAGCTCAGCCCATCAGACACTACAGACCTGTAGCAGTGAAGAAGAGTGAAGTTCCTCTCACTGTCCCACACTCTCCTAACTTCTCAGATCGCTTCCGCCTGTGA
- the LOC131468888 gene encoding DENN domain-containing protein 2D-like isoform X4 yields MSEAVTRRRKGVAKKNRWSSIPPGEDEGGRQGALKRFSAMWSSFRRGRKEKGKELEPPEPEGPAAAENSSRQQRYASGQYFFEYLVVVSLKKTKDDSSYEPEITYQFPKRDGMARRQKEEEEKTLKAITLFCFPEGINWAPLTEYHSETFSFVLTEIDGSRRNGYCRRLLPGGKGARAPEAYCIISSLACFGLFSKIFDEVEKRRQISRAMIYPFMQKLREAPFPAPGHTVEIKSFIPESGTEIISLTRPLDSWLEHVNFATLFGCLTDEEVLVVFAAAVLERRIIFIADELGTLSQVIHAVTALLYPFTWQHTFISIVPEILMDVVMAPTPYLLGVQKRLLDLVIDQSDMLMVDLSEDKKDTFLYSIGDESSILPPKLQAEILESLSKRQKASTVEELNRVVYEAFLHFFVRTVGHYASYVKYSGKEPGVFERRSFYKAIESKTTRHFVKKFIQTQMFDLFIQDVEQQQPGPQQGVFHKKILEYQEKKKRDKGKKH; encoded by the exons GTTCCATCCCACCAGGGGAAGATGAAGGTGGACGACAAGGGGCCCTCAAGAGGTTCAGTGCCATGTGGTCGTCCTTCCGCAGAGGCAGAAAAGAGA AAGGGAAAGAACTGGAGCCCCCAGAACCAGAAGGCCCAGCAGCGGCAGAAAACTCATCCCGACAGCAACGCTACGCCAGTGGCCAGTACTTCTTTGAGTATCTGGTGGTGGTCAGCCTCAAGAAGACCAAGGACGACAGTAGCTATGAACCCGAGATCACCTACCAGTTTCCCAAG AGGGATGGGATGGCCAGACgtcagaaggaggaggaagagaagacgCTCAAAGCGATCACACTGTTCTGTTTCCCAGAGGGCATCAACTGGGCTCCTCTGACAGAATACCACAG cGAGACCTTCTCCTTCGTTCTGACTGAGATTGACGGCAGCAGAAGAAATGGATACTGCAGGAGGTTACTG CCTGGAGGGAAAGGAGCCCGTGCCCCTGAGGCGTACTGCATCATCAGCAGTCTGGCTTGTTTCGGCCTTTTCTCCAAG ATATTTGACGAGGTGGAGAAGCGGCGGCAGATCTCCCGGGCTATGATCTACCCATTCATGCAGAAGCTGCGGGAGGCCCCATTCCCAGCTCCGGGACACACTGTGGAGATTAAAAGCTTCATTCCGGAGTCGGGCACTGAG ATCATCAGTCTGACTCGCCCACTGGACTCGTGGCTGGAACACGTCAACTTTGCCACGCTGTTCGGCTGCCTGACAGATGAGGAGGTGTTAGTGGTGTTTGCCGCCGCTGTCCTGGAGAGACGCATCATCTTCATCGCAGATGAACTGGG CACCTTATCCCAAGTCATTCACGCAGTCACAGCCCTCCTTTACCCCTTCACCTGGCAGCACACCTTCATCTCCATCGTCCCCGAGATCCTGATGGATGTAGTGATGGCACCAACGCCGTACCTGCTGGGAGTCCAGAAACGCCTGCTGGACCTGGTCATTGATCAGAGTGAT ATGCTAATGGTCGATTTGTCAGAAGATAAGAAGGATACTTTCCTTTATTCT ATTGGTGATGAAAGCTCTATTCTACCCCCGAAGCTCCAAGCAGAAATACTTGAGTCTCTGAGTAAAAGACAAAAAGCGTCAA CGGTGGAGGAGCTGAACCGGGTGGTGTACGAGGCCTTCCTGCATTTCTTTGTGAGAACAGTCGGCCATTATGCGTCGTACGTGAAGTACAGTGGAAAAGAGCCGGGCGTGTTTGAGAGGAGGAGCTTCTACAAGGCCATCGAGTCCAAGACGACTCGACACTTTGTCAAGAAGTTCATCCAGACGCAGATGTTTGACCTGTTTATCCAGgatgtggagcagcagcagcctggacCTCAGCAAG GCGTATTTCACAAAAAGATCCTTGAAtaccaggagaagaagaaaagggacAAGGGGAAGAAACACTAA